The sequence TCCACCCTTTCAGACCTAGAAAATGTTCCCTTGCATTGATCTGTTGGACAAAGAGCAggtataaaagaaaataacagaggaagagagagagcaggcatTGATTGACCTGTTCTTAAATTAGGAGGGGGGCCATGCTCACAGATCTGGAGAAAGTGCTCTCCATCAATCTGAAATAGAAAATTACACATTACCATCAACCACCCCACCTTACTGACTATTAAAACACAGTAGcctgttgttgttgagttttttgTAGTGTACTTATAATGGGATTCTCCACTATATCAGCACCTGAATGCTTAAACGCCTGCTGGCAATAGAATCTGATGAAGGAAGACGTGCAAGATGTCGCCCGGTGTTTGCTAGACTATTGATTTGTCTGATTCGCTCAGATCTGagttgtgattttattttaatttgacttaatCAAAGAGTCAAACAATAAAGCCAGTTGAAGATGGCTTTCGTGTGGCTCAGGTAAGAATTGTGACATGCGGTTCCATTCCAGAATGTCAGGGGTTCACCTCAAAGCACACATTCTAGAACTGATCTGGTACTTGAGTTCTTGTTAGTGAGAGGGTCAGTTTCACTTGAACTTCTCAACAGTGAACAGGTTTACACCGAATTGCAGAAGAGATCGTCACAGctacaaacatgttttcactaCGTCGTTTGTTAGGAAAGGTTAGTCTCTCAGATGTACAATGTGTTTCTTTGGGGGTCGCTTTTTTTAATGCGACCTCGTGGACTGAAAAACATAATACTCTTCAGActttgagttgtgtttgttaGACACTACCTGTGATATTTTCTGTACCTGCAATGAAGGCACGTTGTTTTTCAGACAGTGTTTTGCcttatttctctttattctgagcagacaaaaaaaacacctcaagaAAATGTgccagcagaggagaggaaaaagccCTCCATCCCTCAGAGGAGGTAAGATGATCGAGAACAGTTATTTTACTCTTGCCtaaactgtttcttcattttagcTGTTAGATTATAGTTTACCTTATTTAGTCTTCAGGTGATTTTactcagtgaaaacagtttcagtgtAGTTTTTAAGTGgggatccacacacacattcatgtagTGTTGTGACCACATCAGTTGACCTGAGATCTGTGACAAATCTTTCTGCACTTTTGACCTTGTAACATACTggggcagtaaaaaaaaacttactggGACACATGAGTACACATGAGTCAAGAAGATTGAAATACAAATGTTGGAGTCACAGATATTTGGTGTGCAAGTGTAGGAATaatcattttgtgattttgtgagAGTTACAAAACTTGTTGCTGATTTCTTTCTGGCTAAAAATTATTCCACTATTGAAAAAGCAACCAACTTTCTTTACACCAGAGTGGCCTTCTCAGACACACCTGCTGCCAGCACCAGTCCAGCCTCAGCAAAGCCAGCTGAGGCTGGacaagacacaaagacaaagaaaagaaaatggataaatCGTCTCTTCGGTCACACTCTGGTATGTTTAACAGAAAGTGTCACAGCTTCACTTTTTCCTTGTTTAAATCGCctgtaacatttttctttcagtgagcACAAATAACGTTTGAAGTAGtttttccatgttgttttggttttctcaaCAGCAGAAAAGTGTTTCCGAGGAGAAGGCGCCAGTCCCAGAGAAAAGGTAAGACGCTCCAATCCGAATACGTTTCATGGGTTTCGACTAACTGGTTTATTCTTGTGATATTTCTGAAAAGTTCACAATAAAATGACCAACCGTGTGTCACTTTTCAGCACAACTGAGGCCCAAACTGCCAgatcaacaaagaaaacaagcaagaagTGGTGGCGTGGGATGTTTAAATGTTGTAGGGTATGTTTCACAGAAAGAGCTGATGTAACCACCTATGTGTCAGTCACAACTGCACGAGAGCACCTGAAAACTTGTATTGTTCAATATTCTGACTTTGCATTTTTGATCCAtgactgtttgtctttccaccaACAGACATGTCGGGTTGCTCCATGTCCCAACTctgaagaagagcagaaaaactCGGCAACGCCTAAAAAAAGGTAATGATGCTACGTTCACTGTCTGTCAGGAGCGTGTGAGGTGTGATCACTTCataaatacattcacacacagactacTTATTCTCACATGATATCAGATTTTTAACCATAAATAATATGACATGATGATTCATTGTCCAGTTCTGCAGTAATCTGAGTTGCTTCAGTTTTAATCTTGTGGTGATGGTCTGTCATGAAAAGAATTCTTTCTTTAATATAAGTTCACCTGCCAgtcattttgttcttctcttgACGAGGAtgatctctttcttttccagaaTCAGCTTTGCAAAAGTTACAAAGGAGATggacaagatggaggagatgaaggagatgGACGAGATGGACAATACAGACGCCATCAACATGCTGTTGGATGAGTCCATCCAAATCACAGATACCTCAATGCTGTCAGATTTAATGCTCAACAATGAGCTCACTGAGCAGTTGCTCCTCCAGCAGCTACTCTTCACGATGTTCAGCAAGTAAGTAACAACTGCCTCTACGCTTTCCAGTCTTCGAAATGTCCGCCGTAGCTGTTCATGTTAAGTTGTACTGTTAAGTTTGTGGTTGTATTTGTCAAAAGCTGTCGATGTCTTTCATTCGGTGTTACTCAGGGCTGAACTGTGacctcagaaaaacacataatcaGATCTGTTAACACACTGTGTTCAGTAGATGTTTTCTCAGAATATTTGTTTAGCTCCTTCTCCGTCATGGCAGCCTGTAacaactttcaaaacaaatcatcaaCTTCCTGTACGGTGGTAAAGTTGAAAAGTATTTTGCTGTCATTCTGACACATGAACTCTGGATTCATTGTGACATGTTTATGAACCatgcctttgtgtttttgtgtcacagtagcaacacaacaaatcagtctACAGAGGTTGTACAGAGCAGGACCGTTGACCCATTCGGGTAAGTAAATCTGCACAGGAAGCAAAGCTGGAGCGAGACGTGAACCcagcaaatcaaacagaaacatgtgcTTTGGGAGACAACGAGCTCCACTTTATGTTCGGTCAGTGAGGGTGTGAAGACATGTGCTTTGACTCGTATTTGTCAGGTTTCCAAACATTGGACAGAGCTGTTATATGAACTCCAGCCTGCAGAGTATACTGGCACTGGAGGACTTTGTGAGGGACATCAGCCGCATGGAACAGGTTTGGAGTTCAGTCCCTCAGGGTAATCTGATGAGGTAaagcagcccacacacacacacacacacacacacacacacgcacgtcCACGACCCCGAAGAATGAAATCAAAGATCTAACCTTAGTCTTTCACACCTTCTGCAGAAGTTTGATGAAGATCAGGGATGTTCACACCTCTACAGacccaaaaataaaatccagccTCCTGCATTCATTTAAGAAGACAATTTCCATCCAGGCTCCCGAGTTCAGAGACAATCAGCAAAAAGTGAGACAactgatttgatgttttgttgtttcaccTGTTTCTCATGCTTTGTGCTCTGCGTATAAACTCTGCTCtgcttggtgtgtttttgtgtgttcaggacGCTCATGAATTCTTGACCGCAGTCTTTAGCCAGATGAGGAGTCTGGGCCCTCTGCTGAAGGAGACAGCAGCACTAAAGGGCATAAGTTACACCTGTCCTGTGGAAGACCACCTGGTATTCAGTATGGATAGCACAAGGACATGCAAGAGGTAAGATAGCACAGGTCAATGACactcctctttcacacacacacacacacacacacacacacacacacgggtagTCTGTCAGACAGTCAGGCTACAAGTTTTCCTGCTGCCCCACTTGCTCCCTTTAATAATCAGATGCCGAAAAGGCCCTGTTGTGATGTAGCTGTGGTACAGCACTGTGCTTTAATGTGTACTGTCCCTTTAACGTGCAGTTGTGGGTCCCAGTCAGCGAGACAAGAAGAATTCTGTAACTTGTCTCTGGACCTGATTTCTGGAGGATCTATAGAACAAATGCTTGAAGGATATCTGAAGGTAAGACCCATCTGTCCTCATTCAGTCACATCATCACAGACTAATCTGAAgtctgctgaaacacacacacaaatacagtattgtttccatcacttttggggacatcacagtcattaatttcctgaagccccaaaccataacaataaacattacttgcctaatcctacTCCTTATCTTAACCTCACCCTTTACATTGTGGCCATTTGAGTTTTGTCCCCATGAGTACTGCCAGtcacaggtttttgtccccacaactacaggaatacacatccccacacacacagacacacacacacgcgtccTCCTGTGTGCGGATGTGTACTCACTTTGTAGGGACATAAATCTGAAAAtttacagtcacactgtgatgaCTTGCCATCCTTATGTGGACAAAGTTTTATGGTGAAGTCCTGGTTCAAGGTCAGGTTTAGGTTTGGTGTAAGTTAAGGGTTATGGTTGGGCCAGTAGTGGACATGTAAGTTTATGTAATGTTCCCAAAAGTGACGAGAAGACATGATGGTGTGATTGTGTTGCTCAGcctgttgtctctgtgctgtcctgCAGGAGACAGATTTAGAGTTCAAGTGTGAGTGCGGAGGGACGTCGTCGGGCCAGACATTGTCCTTCGCGACCCTGCCTAGGTAAGCCACATCACAGCCATCATACATGATCACCTGACCCAAGTGGTTCCCAAATGGGGATCCCCTGTCCCCTGACCCCTCCTTTCTCAAGATTCAACAAGTTGTGTCTCATCTTGCCCTACAGAGTGCTCATATTACACCTGAAGCGTTTTTGCTTCACTCCCTCCTACACCCTGGAGAAGATCCAAGACCCCGTCCAACTACTGAGTCATCTGAAAGTGTCCTGCAAACAggtgaagagaaacagaacaatCACAGACATTAGACACATGTGGcagtaagaagaagaatctgctttattgacagtatatatatttttacatacacacactgaattcgtcttctgcgtttgacccatccttagttgaacacacacacacatgcaacacccgacaaattacatgcagtgagacacacacaggagcagtgggctgcatcaagcgcccggggagcaaactgggggttaagtgacttgctcaaaggcacatcagccggctaatggagagggggagcatttatcgcattaatcactccaccccacccaaatttttcctgcccgtccggtgggggaatcaaaccagcgaccctccAATCACACGCCGCTtctctaggccacagctgcccccaaagcctctctctctctttcctcctcctcctcctcctctctctcccactttttCCATGGTTTTTTAAACATGTGGACATGTGAGCATGTTTGAGGCTAACTCTGATTACCTGTGTTTTCCCCCAGGATGTTGGCTGTTACAGTCTGGTCAGCGTCATCAACCACTTTGGCATCTCAAGAACAGGTAAGCAGGCTGAATTCAGACATGTTgtggaaatgtttcagttaatgatgaaaataactgattatTTTATACTATTTATACAGAAACGTTTTAATTACACTTGTTGAGCTTGGTTAATTAATCGCTCACTAATCACTCACTTTATCCATGCATGCGTCCTTATCTAGAAAACCTTTGTGTTGCCAGTTTGTGAAGTTTCTCTAAGGTTAATATTTATAAAACCTTAATTAATAACTTAACCTTTTGTGCCTGCGGACATGATGGACTGTTCGAAAGAGGTACCAGATTTCTGTATTCACTTAGAAAGGACACAAATCTAGAAGCTTTTCTGACTTTGTTAAATGCTAAATCGCTGTTGTCTGCTATCACTGAGCCTTCATCATCCGCACTGTGTTCATATAGTAACAACAATCTGTCTCCTGTTAGGACACTACGTCTGTGATGGCATTTGCCCCGACAGTCCAGGTGACGAGCACAACCGCTGGCTCACCTTCAACGACTCAGCAGTCCACAAGACAACCAGCGCATCTGTTTGTGAGCAGCGGCGGGAGTCAGCATACGTCCTAATTTACAAACGAGAGGTAAGAAGGCAACACCGTCACATCCACTGTAAATGTCCAGTGCAAGTCACTGTCAGTCGGTAAATAACCACTACGACTTCTCAAGACCGAGCACAgcctctgtgtgctgtttcaccattttcacattcattattattttgagaggaaattgtcAAGTTTGATAgcttcttttattatgaaagtaaaaataaaattttgcattgaagaaaagtttatttttgtttgcatatgCTGTCATTCATGGTTCTTAGAAAGACAATCAGAATCTGTAAAAATTGGTGTCAGCAGGTCACACTTTCAAAAATAATCGAAAACCAGAATCAGCCAGGAAGATTACAGTCAGTGCACCTCTAAACACAGCGTATACAATAATGTCGTGTGTATTTTCAGGTATAGAGCAGGACGCGGAGGGGGGCGCGTCTGAAGGTCCACAACTGAAGACCTGAGGGCCACGGAGGTGAGTCATTTATTCTGTCATTGCAGGTGCTGGACAAGGCATGGGATGAAGACCAGCAAGACCAGCAGAGGAtgaccaaagaagaagaagtaggcACCCAGACACCCCTGCCCTCCCTGCACCACCTCACCACCGCCGccaccacaccacctcaccactACCCTCACCCCACTACCCCGACCCCACCACCCCTACACCACACCGccccaccacaccacctcaccacctcagcaccacccccaccccaccaccccaccacaccacctcaccaccacccccacaCCACCCTaccaccaccccaccacaccacacctcgccaccacccccaccccaccccgcCACCTCACCACCTCCCCGCACCCCCCCACCGCTGCCCCCACCACCCaaccaccccaccaccacaccacaccacctaaccaccacccccaccccaccccaccacaccaccaaccccacaccacaccacctcaccactACCCCCATCCCACCACACCACCCCACCTTACCACCTCCCCGCACCCCCCGCCGCTGCCCCCACCACCATaccacctcaccaccacccccaccacaccacaccaccacaCCTCCACACCACCCCACCTCACCTCcacaccaccccaccaccacaccacaccacctcacACCACCCTcaccacaccacctcaccaccacccccaccacacctcaccaccacccccaccacaccccaccactcccaccaccaccacccccaccccaccacaccacctcaccactACCCCCACCCCActacccccaccccaccacaccacaccacctcacctccacaccaccccaccaccacccccaccccaccacccccaccccaccccaccacctcACCACCTCCCCGCACCCCCCCACCGCTGCCCCCACCACCCaaccaccccaccaccacaccacaccacctaaccaccacccccaccccaccccaccacaccaccaaccccacaccacaccacctcaccactACCCCCATCCCACCACACCACCCCACCTTACCACGTCCCCGCACCCCCCGCCGCTGCCCCCACCACCATaccacctcaccaccacccccaccacaccTCCACACCACCCCACCTCACTTCCACACCACCCCACCtcaccaccccaccaccacaccacaccacctcacACCACCCTcaccacaccacctcaccaccacccccaccacaccTCACCACCACCCCTACCACACCCCAccactcccaccaccaccacccccaccccacctcaccACTACCCCCACCCCActacccccaccccaccacaccacaccacctcacctccccaccaccccaccaccacccccaccccacctcaccaccacaccacctcacaccacccccaccacaccacctcagcaccacccccaccacaccacctcaccaccacccccacaCCACCCTaccaccaccccaccacaccccaccacaccaccacaccacctcacaCCACCCTcaccacaccacctcaccaccacccccaccacacctcaccacctcaccaccacccccaccacaccccaccacaccacctcaccaccactcccaccaccaccacccccaccccaccacaccacctcaccactTCCCCTACCCCActacccccaccccaccacccctACACCACACCGccccaccacaccacctcaccacctcaccaccaccactcccaccacaccacctcaccaccaccacaccaccatcaccacgCCCACAGGAGGATAGGGCCACCGCCCCCCAGAGAGCCTGGCTCCTCCCAAGGTTTCTTCCTATTacagggagtttttccttgccacagTCGCCCCACAGTTGCTGAGCACCAGGACAAACCAGAGTGATCTCATCAGCAGTTAAATTCATAGATTTCTCATCCTGCTGTTGAGATGGTCCTGTGCTGTTGCAGCATTTGGCTTGCTCTCTGAGGACAACTAtacataaagaagaaaacagaaataatattttttataatataaataaaattgtgaCTCTAAATTacttgtaatattttattttatttttgtattttatatcctaatatatattatatcctataatatataaatataaataaaatttgtaaatacattttcaaactgaaggatgtggttgtttgtgttatAGCGACTCTAAgtatgagtttgtgtttggttaAACGAGACCCAGCAAACAGGAATTTCCACAAGTTTTATTGCTCACTTTTTAAAGTTCCATAACAGTTAGGTCTCtttttttacaggaaacataatcagtttgattcattttatcTCAGACTGAGAAAATACACATGgtcagattaaaatgaaaaaggctGATATTCACGCACAGTGGTATTAATAGAAATAGCGGCTGTTTGTAAGGTTGTAAGAGCAGCGAGCTTGTCTACAGTCATAGAAGAAATATTTCGTCTACCCAGTGTGTTACTGAGgcaaatgtggaaaaatgtggaaacagcCATCAGTGAGCAGAGCACTTCCGGTGTAAAAAGCGGACCCGatgcagacagcagtgatggTGGGATGATTCCAGTTATTTACTGATACAACAAGAccgtcacaaaaaaaaaaaacacaaagcaagaatggatgaatgaaaatgagttgGTTAAAACACCctggagtcgacagacgcgccggcgcgtccttatcacaagaccaacttaagacgacgtagctgcaagacgcagcctcgctgaatctctgttttaatttgtgttgaaagtgggcacttcaaactatatacaagttttaaaattttgttaatatgtcaagtaaaacccgagttatgataaacaatatacgcaatgttttttcctgaacattgccgTCACGTTTGTTGCGCctttggtgcgcgtttggtgcgagttttatgcaagaagacgcagtaaacaccagcgcattgagcgcacttcattcaacacacttcagcgcattttccccactcggattttatagtttttgtgtgattttaggtccagtgtgttaatacagtatgtcaaaatgaaaaaaataacagtaaagtcacacttgtgaggttgtgctgaacaaaaatgatacCGAACATGGCAAGGTAAAAAatttctaagttgaaatataaagttagaatcaaaaatagtcaaaaactgacaattatacatgactccagagggttaatTCTGTGGAGGATTGTTGAGTCAAGTGAGGACAGATGGGCAAAGAAGGTCAGAGGACTGCAGGACTGATGAGAGGGAGCAGGTGAGGAAATGGGTGAGGCAATCAGGTGGTGGGGGAGAAGGGCATCCCTGTGGTCTTGAATCAGGGTTCATTTATATGGAGGAGAGTGGACCAGTGAAGATGCGATCAAACCTCTGCATTATGCTTCAGtacagtgtgctgtgtttttggacttgctttgtgttcttcttccaCCAAATGTGCTTCAACAAAACTTCACACACCACAATAAGGCTGCTGAGAGGTAAAGTGGCTGTACAGCTGCTTGTGAAAGGAGGACGAGGAgatcctgtttgtctctgccaCACACTGAACTTCTACGGTTATTGTTGACAAGCTGCTATGATAGATggaaagatagatagatagatagatagatagatagatagatagatagatagatagatagatagatagacattttattgatcccgagggaaattcaagacgACTATTGACCAGAAGTAAATAAGGTttgggttgtgttttgttttgtaaatttgttCCAACCGGTGCCGCACTTTGACGCGCTGATGAGACAGATGTTCCTCACACTTGGGAGCTTTGTGTGCTTGGTAACTGAATTCACAGAAACCACCCACAGGTAgcttcccttctctctcccatcCAGCTCCCTGCGTCGCCtgcctcccccacccccccaccccaccagcAGTGCGCACTCCACTCCCTCTTCACCGCATCCCAGTCTGTCCAGTTGGCTCCACGCGGTGAGAGCCCGGCTCAGATCTGCACATCTGGAGCAGCGACGGGGAACAGCGTGATGAGACGGGATCaagcggggggggggggtttcttGCCGCCGCAGCACCCGCATTGCAACACGAAAGCGTTGCTGAGGACCGGCTGTTGAATGTCTgaatagcattttattttatcataagCAGCActgaacagacagataaacacaatGGACGTGCGTCATCAGCGCGTCCAGtggtgtcatttttaaaatttctccTGACAGGATaacagtgtgggtgtgttttctGGATTTTAAACGCGCATTAGAAGTTGGGCTGTTGCAACCATAGGATTTCTATCCAGGCTGGCCCGAACAGCAGCCTGAAACAACAGGACACGGACTTGGATCTTGGCAGCAATCAGAGATatttgcagcagctgcagcagtcaagTTCTTGCGGAGGATAAACTGTTGCCTTGAATCAAACTTTGTCTTTGAACTTGCGGGCTTTTGGCCTGTCCGACACCCCCTCCTCCGCCCTCAGTGCTCGGAGGGTGAGACATGGAGAGCTGCAGGTGACTGACCGCTCACCGAAGCTTCAGGACGCCCACTGGGGATTTACTGGACATATTGGGAATACCCAGGTGCCCCGGGAAGGATGGTGGGTAGGCTGCTCACTTGGCGATCACATGCcagattagtgtgtgtgtgtgtgtgtgtgtataagcagcatcaacagcttttctttcatctgccTTTAACGGCTCACATCACCTCTCAGTCAACTTCTTCACCCCATCCTCACCTCCGCCGGTCACGACTGGTTCCGGTTCTGCTCGTCACAAGATAGATAGGACAGTTATCTTCACATCAGCTCCGGGCTCTCAGATCACAAGACGGGCTCGTTGAGTGGCTCGGCGCATCACACACATTATCTTGTTTTAGTGGGCGAGTGATCATGTGCTCTGCAGAAAATGGCAAAACTCTAATTTGTGTCTTCGgtcatgcccacacacacacacacacacaaacacagagaaataatcacagaaatacacaagCATAGGCATACATAGCTGGCAGAATGTTGCTGGCCAGAGGGGACCAGTTGCCTTTGATTTCGTTAGagtggaagaaaacaaacactttgtaTGTTCAACCTCCACATGAGGACCATGTCTGGATTGTCCCACTAGGGGGCCCAGAGAAACCGTGTCGCCTGGCTTCTCTGTGTTGCACTGATACACTGATAAATGGTTTCCTGTACAGTATTTGCCTTTCAGTGAACTCACCAGCTGAGTTGGACATGTTTGCTGAAGTGATGTGACAGCAGTAAGATGGTGAGACTGTGAGACAGTGAGTGTTCTGCACCTCTTTGCAGCAGTGGCTGAAGGCCATAAAGTTACACTTTGTAGGTATCTGCTAATTTTGTGGCATTTAAAAGACATGGACATTTGATGtcagtgaaacattttctaGAGGTAAAACCTGCACTGTATGATCTGGATACAAGTTCTGCTTATTTCTGAATgcttatttatatataatttataattacTGAAATCAGAAAAGATAACCTCAGGCTCTGATGATTGCACCTCCTTACACTTGAGAGGCTACAGCTAGGgaatatttggcattttctttcttaagGAACAGCATAAATGATTGATGAACAGGCATTATTGGCTTTCTGTCAGTTGAgtgattgattaattgactaattgtgTCAGCTTTAGATTTAAGCATGTCTGCATTGTTCAAGGGCACTTtgttttttggcactttgattatttctttctttttccttttttagaaCAGGATGATGGTATCCTCCtccaaacatgtttaaaattcATTATGGTTCTGCCATAAGACAGTGAACGGGGTAGCGGACATATTTTGTCCTCTGTCCATTAGTGTTGCTACACTCTGATGTACAGTAAGTATGCACTTGTGTGATTCAACATGCtttttgatgttgctgtcttCTCCAAGACAGGTTTCACACATACCTCCAGAGAGACTTGGTGACAATCTAACTGtctcatttaaaatgtgactcTGTGCAGCAGG comes from Scatophagus argus isolate fScaArg1 chromosome 5, fScaArg1.pri, whole genome shotgun sequence and encodes:
- the LOC124059125 gene encoding ubiquitin carboxyl-terminal hydrolase 26-like; amino-acid sequence: MDKMEEMKEMDEMDNTDAINMLLDESIQITDTSMLSDLMLNNELTEQLLLQQLLFTMFSNSNTTNQSTEVVQSRTVDPFGFPNIGQSCYMNSSLQSILALEDFVRDISRMEQVWSSVPQGNLMRSLMKIRDVHTSTDPKIKSSLLHSFKKTISIQAPEFRDNQQKDAHEFLTAVFSQMRSLGPLLKETAALKGISYTCPVEDHLVFSMDSTRTCKR
- the LOC124059126 gene encoding ubiquitin hydrolase B-like, translated to MLEGYLKETDLEFKCECGGTSSGQTLSFATLPRVLILHLKRFCFTPSYTLEKIQDPVQLLSHLKVSCKQDVGCYSLVSVINHFGISRTGHYVCDGICPDSPGDEHNRWLTFNDSAVHKTTSASVCEQRRESAYVLIYKREV